In one Elusimicrobiota bacterium genomic region, the following are encoded:
- the murD gene encoding UDP-N-acetylmuramoyl-L-alanine--D-glutamate ligase gives MSTDFKNRRVGVLGAGKSGLAAAALLKRLGADVLLSDQGKIAGEIPNGIAVEEGGHSSRLLETDLLIRSPGVPGHLPLLEKASQQGIPVWSEMELGYRQILPAGRQARYRELIAITGTNGKTTTTTLVGEFFKAARRHTLVGGNIGTPLSSLALRSTTQSVLVLEISSYQLENIETFHPTISAILNITPDHLEHHGTMRAYAAAKGRIFENQTSEDVCILNADDAWCRRLARRCRARVFLFSRQRTLSQGIYLDQGALVLRWKGRCTRWEFKTLLPGPHNIENILAAVAMAVAGNVPLSVIQRVLARFRGVEHRLERVRHLDGVRYINDSKGTNVDSTRVALASFSEPLVVIMGGRGKGSPYTPLKPLLKKRAKRILLIGEESTRIRRELGRTVPCEACGALPRAVRRARVLAAPGDVVLLSPACASFDQYRNYEERGKHFKALVRKLT, from the coding sequence ATGTCCACTGACTTCAAGAACCGCCGTGTCGGTGTGCTCGGCGCCGGCAAGTCAGGACTGGCGGCTGCGGCTCTCCTGAAACGCCTGGGGGCGGACGTGCTTCTCAGTGATCAGGGGAAGATAGCGGGCGAGATTCCCAACGGGATTGCCGTCGAAGAAGGGGGACACTCATCCCGCTTGCTCGAGACCGATCTCCTGATCCGAAGCCCCGGCGTCCCCGGTCATTTGCCCCTTCTTGAAAAAGCGTCTCAGCAGGGAATCCCCGTCTGGAGCGAGATGGAACTGGGTTACCGGCAGATCCTGCCTGCCGGCAGGCAGGCCCGATACCGTGAGCTGATCGCCATTACCGGCACCAACGGCAAGACTACCACCACCACACTCGTCGGAGAATTCTTCAAGGCCGCGCGGCGCCACACGCTTGTCGGTGGAAATATCGGAACACCCCTCTCCTCGCTTGCGCTGCGTTCGACCACTCAATCCGTCCTGGTCCTGGAAATTTCCAGTTACCAGTTGGAAAACATTGAGACGTTCCACCCGACGATCTCCGCCATTTTAAACATTACGCCAGATCATCTGGAACATCATGGAACCATGCGGGCATACGCCGCAGCCAAAGGAAGGATTTTTGAGAACCAGACTTCCGAGGATGTGTGCATTCTGAATGCCGATGATGCCTGGTGTCGGCGTTTGGCCCGGCGTTGCCGCGCCCGCGTGTTCCTCTTTAGCCGCCAACGGACCTTATCTCAAGGGATCTATTTGGATCAGGGCGCTCTGGTGCTTCGGTGGAAAGGCCGCTGCACGCGTTGGGAGTTTAAAACCCTTCTGCCAGGTCCCCACAATATTGAGAATATTCTGGCGGCGGTTGCGATGGCGGTTGCCGGTAACGTTCCCTTGTCTGTGATTCAACGGGTGCTGGCCCGGTTCCGGGGGGTTGAGCATCGCCTTGAACGGGTTAGGCACCTGGACGGGGTTCGCTACATTAACGACTCCAAGGGAACCAATGTGGATTCCACGCGCGTGGCGCTCGCCTCTTTTTCCGAACCGCTGGTGGTGATCATGGGGGGGCGAGGGAAAGGGTCCCCTTATACACCGTTAAAACCCTTATTGAAGAAACGGGCCAAAAGGATTCTTTTGATCGGCGAAGAGTCGACACGCATTCGTCGGGAGTTGGGACGAACCGTTCCCTGTGAAGCGTGTGGCGCCTTACCCCGGGCGGTCCGCCGGGCGCGCGTCCTCGCGGCGCCCGGGGATGTGGTTCTGCTCTCCCCGGCCTGCGCGTCCTTTGATCAGTACCGGAACTATGAAGAACGTGGGAAACACTTTAAGGCGCTTGTACGAAAACTGACGTGA
- the ftsW gene encoding putative lipid II flippase FtsW, with protein MNRRKAKTLRIDRPLLLATLLLLGVGLVMVFSASANMSETRFGSAYLFVRKQLLWDALGAGAMFLCMRIDYHRWQKWCWPLLGIAILSLGAVLAVGPVVKGAQRWIHMGPVTFQPSEIAKLALLLWLADYLDRHKSHLKNFRRGFLPPMMVVGAVLGLILKEPDLGTPILLGGVCLMMLFLAGARLTHLGGTILAGTGPLIYELFCVGYRYRRLKVFTNPWADASGAGYQLTQSLMAFGSGGLFGKGLGASTLKLLYLPDPHTDFIFPVIGEELGFIGALTLVLLFVFWGIRGWQVARRAPDLFGQLFAAGVTGWVLLQAVINMSVSCGLMPTKGLPLPFVSFGGSSLVITMMAVGIMLNISSQGHMERRSETRRSHQ; from the coding sequence ATGAACCGCCGAAAAGCGAAAACGTTGCGCATTGATCGTCCGCTGCTTCTGGCCACGCTCCTTCTTCTGGGGGTCGGTCTGGTGATGGTTTTTTCGGCCAGTGCCAACATGTCGGAAACACGTTTCGGCTCGGCCTATCTCTTTGTCCGGAAACAACTCCTGTGGGACGCGCTGGGGGCCGGTGCGATGTTCCTCTGCATGCGGATCGATTACCACCGCTGGCAAAAATGGTGCTGGCCTCTTTTAGGAATCGCCATTCTGTCGCTGGGAGCGGTGCTGGCCGTCGGTCCGGTTGTGAAAGGCGCTCAACGGTGGATTCACATGGGTCCTGTGACCTTTCAACCGTCGGAAATAGCCAAGCTCGCGCTTCTGCTTTGGCTGGCCGACTATCTGGATCGACACAAAAGCCATCTGAAGAATTTCCGCAGGGGATTTTTACCGCCGATGATGGTCGTGGGAGCTGTCCTTGGACTGATTCTGAAAGAACCGGACCTGGGCACGCCGATCCTGTTGGGGGGGGTCTGTTTGATGATGCTCTTTCTGGCTGGCGCCCGGCTGACGCATCTCGGGGGCACGATCCTTGCCGGTACCGGGCCGCTGATCTATGAGTTGTTTTGCGTCGGGTACCGCTACCGCCGGCTTAAAGTGTTTACAAATCCCTGGGCCGATGCGAGCGGCGCTGGCTATCAGCTGACTCAATCGTTGATGGCCTTTGGTTCGGGAGGGCTTTTTGGCAAGGGGCTTGGTGCCTCCACACTGAAACTGCTCTACCTGCCGGATCCCCATACAGACTTTATTTTTCCCGTGATCGGTGAAGAACTGGGTTTTATCGGCGCGCTCACGCTGGTCCTTCTGTTTGTTTTCTGGGGCATTCGGGGATGGCAGGTCGCTCGACGGGCGCCGGATCTTTTTGGCCAGCTCTTTGCAGCCGGGGTCACCGGCTGGGTTCTTTTACAGGCCGTCATTAATATGAGCGTCTCCTGTGGGCTGATGCCGACCAAAGGACTGCCGCTCCCTTTTGTTTCATTCGGCGGTTCATCCCTTGTCATTACGATGATGGCGGTCGGAATCATGCTGAACATTTCTTCTCAAGGACATATGGAACGCCGTTCAGAAACGCGGAGGTCCCACCAATGA
- the murG gene encoding undecaprenyldiphospho-muramoylpentapeptide beta-N-acetylglucosaminyltransferase has product MSEPSSNRPLALFVAGGTGGHLYPGIAVARAFREAAPSWDVLFVIRRGDLGREALEREGLAVREITGQGMPRAVTWRALLFPFRFFTGAWEAWRLVRKHKPRAVIGMGGYLSFPVLLAAHLQHIPTFIHEQNVLPGLANRILARWVNAAAVSFPDSQSRLTSKQVWVTGLPVRQEIGKVSSLDGKKAFGLDPEKITFLIFGGSQGAQHLNEILLDVWGKLSPETDRFQVLHITGPSHQAAMETAYRSLPVQSVVLGYCHDMPSAYAAADLVICRAGASTIAELLAAERPSILVPFPFASKNHQLLNARVLEKEGLAEVIEERKLDPEVLASHLRKLTAHPEILQAWQTRFTSSQLPEMPKEAALRFVTNIKKTLDV; this is encoded by the coding sequence ATGAGCGAACCATCCTCCAATCGGCCGCTGGCGTTGTTTGTAGCGGGGGGCACCGGCGGGCATCTCTACCCGGGCATCGCCGTGGCGCGCGCTTTTCGCGAGGCTGCGCCGTCCTGGGACGTCCTTTTTGTCATTCGCCGGGGGGACCTGGGACGAGAAGCGCTGGAACGGGAAGGATTGGCTGTCAGGGAAATAACCGGTCAGGGGATGCCGCGTGCGGTGACGTGGCGTGCGCTCCTGTTTCCATTTCGTTTTTTTACCGGAGCCTGGGAAGCCTGGCGTTTGGTTCGAAAGCACAAGCCCCGCGCCGTTATCGGGATGGGCGGTTACCTTTCCTTCCCCGTCTTGCTCGCCGCGCACCTGCAGCATATCCCGACCTTTATCCACGAACAAAACGTTTTACCCGGTCTGGCGAACCGGATCCTGGCGCGATGGGTCAATGCGGCGGCGGTCAGCTTCCCTGACAGCCAGTCCCGGTTGACGTCCAAACAGGTTTGGGTAACCGGTTTGCCGGTGCGTCAGGAGATCGGGAAGGTCTCTTCATTGGACGGGAAAAAAGCCTTCGGCCTCGACCCGGAGAAGATCACGTTTCTGATTTTTGGCGGGAGTCAGGGAGCGCAACACCTGAACGAGATTTTGCTCGACGTCTGGGGGAAACTGTCGCCGGAAACGGACCGGTTTCAAGTGCTTCATATCACGGGCCCGAGCCATCAGGCCGCCATGGAAACCGCGTACCGTTCCCTTCCGGTTCAATCGGTTGTTCTGGGGTATTGCCACGATATGCCGTCGGCATATGCCGCCGCTGATCTTGTGATTTGCCGGGCCGGTGCCTCAACGATCGCGGAGCTCCTGGCTGCCGAGCGGCCTTCGATTCTAGTTCCGTTTCCTTTTGCGTCCAAAAACCATCAGCTCTTGAATGCCCGGGTCCTGGAAAAAGAGGGTTTGGCCGAGGTGATTGAAGAGAGAAAGCTGGATCCGGAAGTCCTCGCCAGCCATTTGCGTAAATTAACGGCCCATCCCGAAATCCTCCAAGCCTGGCAAACCCGTTTCACCTCCAGCCAACTGCCGGAGATGCCTAAAGAAGCAGCCCTCCGGTTTGTAACAAATATCAAAAAGACATTAGACGTGTGA